The proteins below come from a single Herpetosiphon gulosus genomic window:
- a CDS encoding MBL fold metallo-hydrolase: MPWSLTIHHIDLGSNGDSTVVVATDGNTTKTVLIDGGRNSSTDVVNTYIAGLTVPTVDVIVVTHYDDDHFGGIVGLLSLTNVAGRYDHATIFDQGEPPNTPKFTSRKTNANGEFKQLYPRYLAKLANLPNVHRLTADVNSFQITSFDNNWNPIIPPQANQQAFGGHNYWPANWLVGKEIMWGNDQVGNGYQSNPPVNAPTIHCIAANKYVQQPGGMNFVSEKNRFLGIGANQTARDENANDNTKSLAFLIQFGNFRYYIGGDIESTQEDGSVNRKSLQNPQPFYDGILNYLNQNDSMQNRVQVMKASHHGSAKSTSRLFLNTLRPGTALISNSGSGGSNRFEHPAARVANVLDGYESRPILYADTINQNNQPQHPPQPPLAPQNAIPSYLMLTSPYLFNAGVVTSLAANPPAVPAAVPGHTRIQVSQAQSGYSVVGDGYRAVDALVTTLAPLLNINGLQAATIADAGAVYGISAALAAAFGLNTTIQIDPDLVSQTTAISNETWFDIASAIAWAGPDHGGVGVIQTAIAQAQLGNNAAAIAQAISLIDNGDRIREIGYGSAEAIGAAFTNLGAAQIEQAAINGANGGASQPTAQAAAQAAVAMRNGAATIANAIVLPNVGYAIAAAFGARKTNTATVAQAAMMAVAQSISAVPLQTNGIFGVFTATIQTDPMMDWLFNVATANGMNAPDAALAAGIAAMIYMNGNIFSIRAIAGKTLTLANYTGNVATATQAVVNATPFVAGFYNLVYRNVNQAKSY, translated from the coding sequence ATGCCATGGAGTTTAACTATTCACCATATTGATCTTGGCAGCAATGGTGATTCAACCGTAGTGGTTGCAACTGATGGAAATACCACCAAAACGGTGCTGATTGATGGTGGAAGAAATTCGTCTACTGATGTGGTCAATACCTATATTGCTGGTTTGACCGTGCCGACCGTTGATGTGATTGTGGTAACCCACTATGATGATGACCACTTTGGTGGGATTGTGGGCTTGCTTTCACTGACCAATGTGGCCGGACGCTATGATCATGCGACAATTTTTGATCAGGGTGAACCACCCAATACACCGAAATTCACCTCACGCAAAACCAATGCGAATGGCGAATTCAAGCAACTCTATCCGCGGTATCTTGCAAAATTGGCAAATTTGCCGAATGTTCATCGGCTGACTGCCGACGTGAATAGCTTTCAAATTACATCATTCGATAATAATTGGAACCCGATTATCCCACCTCAGGCCAACCAACAAGCCTTTGGGGGGCATAACTATTGGCCTGCTAATTGGCTGGTTGGCAAAGAAATCATGTGGGGCAATGATCAAGTTGGGAATGGCTATCAGTCGAATCCGCCAGTGAATGCGCCAACGATTCATTGTATTGCTGCCAATAAATATGTCCAACAACCAGGGGGCATGAACTTTGTATCGGAGAAAAACCGCTTTCTTGGGATTGGTGCGAATCAAACCGCTCGCGATGAAAATGCTAATGACAATACCAAAAGCTTAGCCTTTTTAATTCAATTTGGTAATTTTCGGTATTACATCGGCGGTGATATTGAATCGACCCAAGAAGATGGCTCGGTGAATCGGAAATCACTCCAAAATCCACAGCCCTTTTATGATGGAATTCTTAACTATCTCAACCAAAACGATTCGATGCAAAATCGGGTGCAGGTCATGAAAGCCAGCCACCATGGTTCGGCTAAATCGACCTCGCGGCTCTTTTTAAATACCCTGCGGCCAGGTACGGCCTTAATTTCCAATTCGGGTAGTGGTGGCAGTAATCGTTTTGAACACCCGGCGGCACGGGTGGCAAATGTGCTTGATGGCTATGAATCGCGGCCAATTTTATATGCCGATACAATTAACCAAAATAACCAACCGCAGCATCCGCCACAGCCACCGTTGGCTCCGCAAAACGCCATTCCAAGCTATTTAATGCTTACATCACCCTACCTTTTTAATGCTGGGGTTGTAACATCATTAGCTGCTAATCCGCCAGCTGTGCCGGCTGCGGTGCCAGGTCATACCCGAATTCAGGTTAGCCAAGCTCAATCAGGTTATTCGGTGGTGGGCGATGGTTATCGTGCCGTCGATGCACTGGTTACCACGCTTGCTCCATTACTGAATATCAATGGATTACAAGCTGCAACCATTGCCGATGCTGGTGCGGTTTATGGCATATCGGCTGCGCTAGCGGCAGCCTTTGGATTAAACACCACGATCCAAATCGATCCAGACCTAGTCAGTCAAACAACCGCAATATCAAACGAAACTTGGTTTGATATTGCCTCGGCAATCGCTTGGGCTGGCCCTGATCATGGCGGAGTTGGGGTCATTCAGACGGCAATCGCCCAAGCTCAACTTGGCAACAACGCTGCTGCGATCGCCCAAGCGATCAGCCTGATTGACAATGGTGATCGGATTAGAGAGATTGGCTATGGGAGTGCTGAAGCTATCGGGGCAGCCTTTACGAATCTTGGTGCTGCTCAAATTGAGCAAGCCGCAATTAATGGCGCTAACGGTGGAGCTTCCCAGCCGACGGCTCAGGCTGCGGCTCAGGCTGCGGTCGCTATGCGCAATGGTGCGGCTACGATTGCCAATGCGATTGTTTTGCCGAATGTTGGCTATGCGATTGCTGCGGCCTTTGGGGCTAGAAAGACCAATACCGCGACCGTTGCCCAAGCTGCCATGATGGCGGTTGCCCAAAGCATTAGCGCCGTCCCACTGCAAACTAATGGGATATTTGGAGTATTTACAGCAACGATTCAAACGGACCCAATGATGGATTGGCTATTTAATGTCGCAACTGCTAATGGCATGAATGCTCCCGATGCTGCATTGGCTGCGGGGATTGCAGCGATGATTTATATGAACGGCAATATCTTTAGTATTCGGGCAATTGCGGGGAAAACATTAACCTTAGCAAATTACACTGGTAATGTTGCGACGGCAACGCAAGCGGTTGTGAATGCTACGCCGTTTGTTGCTGGTTTCTACAATCTGGTTTATCGAAATGTTAATCAAGCCAAAAGCTATTAG
- a CDS encoding LamG-like jellyroll fold domain-containing protein — MTTIDDGLIVYLQLDALSAGQTVLDISGNNNNAIAHGSVQLVSDDVFGSVLDFDGSGYLELNPASIPAGNAITVSFWAYGAENLPGAGVSAIAALTAADERSLNVHLPWSDGQVYFDCGANGNTWDRMNQAANASDYKGTWTYWAFTKDVATGTMQIYANGTLWAQATGKTLPIKAASQATFGAYSPNTTPYYGKLSSLRIYNRALSADEILQVMAADPAAAATFDSLYPVGFNLLDDDGHSILYIDDNPQGYNLFLTISNNSPRTINVVAPNDQTPSAGNHHFVLNFRPGTLSTATLSQVKLTDQTWKLSTEQAVDGTTSLYLLSTQARSLAPNQSLNLALQSISASASSGARNTRVELSYQQLQYANSLTPLIGSRLQNLVVLNAQGAHTPPLHVGFVGPNMVLNNGTTANQLTLHITNLLDDAALALSPSTSNSPTTFIVAFDSQDNQNHRDWALGTTSQVNAIAITLDGWTGGKDAESAEWIFTTTQTSLAAEAFIQMNISNIISSLPSGAANLYLLYENLPGYRDGYFVVSIDKTPLIVTNNQRVGVGTNTPTRALAVRGIASSEELVSFEDLNGATKWHFNQKWGGKAGFNIAETGVKDGRLFLQAGGNTGIGTTAPRTGLDTGTGVLSGAANDYTKAQFAFTGGGRVTWNGINNRLKWSQRFIAISMERSISFATGHVNVIQPTSDLTADQVYDNQVRSCNAEGIVLKAWEALYAVHTVGGNENAVSYQITCYTTASFFVPSNWLLVAVVNGDDGTVRLANGIVLNPGASSLNGSPIPSGTINMWSGADNALPGGWVLCNGQNGTPDLRNRFVVGAGAAYPVGLMGGSDTVVLSTDQMPRHNHSGSTNVTGDHNHWMEGTDADGLAKRRRRIWGDTTVDMGFGGGRNADPNDERWRGSVNTDTTGNHAHSLVINENGGNQAHENRPPFYALCYIMKQ, encoded by the coding sequence ATGACAACAATTGATGATGGATTAATCGTCTATTTGCAATTAGATGCGTTAAGCGCGGGTCAAACCGTTTTAGATATTTCGGGCAATAATAACAATGCTATCGCTCATGGCTCAGTCCAACTGGTTTCCGATGACGTGTTTGGTAGCGTACTCGATTTTGATGGCAGTGGCTATCTCGAATTGAATCCGGCGAGCATTCCGGCTGGCAACGCGATCACCGTGAGTTTTTGGGCTTATGGCGCAGAAAATTTGCCTGGTGCAGGTGTTTCGGCGATTGCCGCTTTAACTGCTGCTGATGAGCGTTCGCTGAATGTGCATTTGCCATGGAGTGATGGCCAAGTTTATTTCGATTGTGGCGCAAATGGTAATACTTGGGATCGCATGAACCAAGCGGCCAATGCGAGCGATTACAAAGGCACCTGGACCTATTGGGCTTTTACCAAAGATGTTGCCACCGGCACGATGCAAATTTATGCCAATGGCACCTTGTGGGCGCAGGCCACTGGCAAAACCTTGCCGATTAAGGCTGCAAGCCAAGCAACCTTTGGCGCATATAGCCCTAATACAACTCCCTACTACGGCAAACTCTCCAGCCTACGAATCTACAATCGCGCTTTATCGGCTGATGAAATTCTGCAAGTGATGGCGGCTGATCCGGCGGCGGCAGCAACCTTCGATAGTTTGTATCCAGTTGGCTTTAATTTGCTTGATGATGATGGTCATTCAATTCTGTACATCGACGATAATCCTCAAGGTTACAACCTCTTTTTGACCATCAGCAATAACTCGCCGCGCACCATTAACGTGGTTGCGCCCAATGATCAAACGCCATCAGCGGGTAATCATCATTTTGTGCTGAATTTTCGGCCTGGCACGCTCTCGACGGCGACGCTGAGCCAAGTTAAGCTGACCGACCAAACCTGGAAACTCAGCACTGAGCAAGCGGTTGATGGTACGACAAGTTTGTATTTGTTGAGCACTCAGGCGCGGAGTTTGGCCCCCAACCAAAGCCTGAATTTGGCCCTGCAATCAATTAGTGCCTCGGCGAGCAGCGGTGCACGCAACACCCGGGTCGAATTAAGCTACCAACAATTGCAATATGCCAACAGCCTCACCCCATTAATTGGCAGCCGTTTGCAAAATCTGGTGGTGCTGAATGCTCAAGGTGCGCATACACCGCCGTTGCATGTGGGCTTTGTTGGGCCAAATATGGTGCTGAACAATGGCACGACTGCGAATCAACTGACCTTACATATCACCAACCTGCTTGATGATGCAGCGTTGGCGCTTAGCCCAAGCACCAGCAATAGCCCTACCACCTTCATCGTCGCCTTCGATAGTCAAGATAACCAAAATCATCGTGATTGGGCCTTGGGCACGACCAGCCAAGTCAATGCAATTGCCATCACGCTGGATGGCTGGACTGGCGGCAAAGACGCTGAATCGGCAGAGTGGATTTTTACCACCACCCAAACCTCGTTAGCAGCTGAAGCCTTTATTCAAATGAACATTAGCAACATCATTTCGTCGTTGCCAAGTGGTGCGGCCAACCTCTATTTGCTCTACGAAAATTTGCCAGGCTATCGTGATGGCTACTTTGTGGTCTCAATCGACAAAACCCCGTTGATTGTGACGAATAATCAACGCGTTGGTGTGGGCACAAATACCCCAACTCGTGCCTTAGCGGTGCGTGGTATTGCCTCGTCGGAAGAATTAGTCAGCTTTGAAGATTTGAATGGGGCGACCAAGTGGCATTTTAATCAGAAATGGGGCGGGAAAGCTGGCTTTAACATCGCTGAAACGGGCGTTAAAGATGGCCGACTCTTTTTGCAGGCTGGTGGTAACACTGGGATTGGCACAACCGCGCCGCGAACTGGCTTAGATACTGGAACTGGGGTATTGAGTGGTGCTGCCAACGATTACACCAAAGCCCAATTTGCCTTTACTGGCGGCGGGCGCGTAACCTGGAACGGGATTAATAATCGCTTGAAATGGAGCCAACGCTTTATTGCAATTTCGATGGAGCGCTCAATTTCTTTTGCAACTGGCCATGTCAATGTAATTCAACCAACCAGCGATCTTACCGCCGATCAAGTCTACGATAACCAAGTGCGTTCGTGCAATGCCGAAGGAATTGTACTCAAGGCGTGGGAAGCCTTATATGCAGTGCATACGGTTGGTGGCAACGAAAATGCCGTGAGCTACCAAATTACCTGTTATACCACAGCATCGTTCTTTGTTCCAAGTAATTGGCTGTTGGTAGCGGTGGTTAATGGTGATGATGGGACGGTGCGTTTGGCTAATGGGATTGTGCTCAATCCTGGTGCTAGCTCACTCAATGGCAGCCCAATTCCTTCGGGCACAATTAATATGTGGTCGGGGGCGGATAATGCGTTGCCTGGTGGCTGGGTGTTGTGTAATGGCCAAAACGGTACACCCGATTTGCGTAATCGCTTTGTGGTTGGGGCTGGCGCTGCCTATCCTGTAGGCCTCATGGGCGGCAGTGATACCGTCGTATTATCAACTGATCAAATGCCACGTCATAACCATAGTGGCTCGACCAATGTTACTGGTGATCATAACCATTGGATGGAAGGCACTGATGCTGATGGTTTAGCCAAACGTCGGCGACGGATTTGGGGTGATACTACCGTTGATATGGGCTTTGGTGGCGGCAGAAATGCTGACCCAAATGATGAACGTTGGCGTGGCAGTGTCAATACCGATACGACTGGCAATCACGCGCACTCACTCGTGATCAATGAAAATGGTGGCAACCAAGCCCACGAAAATCGCCCGCCCTTCTATGCGCTTTGCTACATTATGAAACAATAG
- a CDS encoding gamma-glutamylcyclotransferase family protein yields MSDQPAYETPLPLFVYGTLRTGEYNWKIYLAGKTRSETPAIVQQHQLYANRYPYMIVGKGSVIGTLVEIEPALYETVMREIDELEQFRPNGNSWYLRVARYVNVGDQQILAWMYYASERVTQYLTNDHQITHGDWVRWNQEQAGRPE; encoded by the coding sequence ATGAGCGACCAACCAGCTTACGAAACACCCTTGCCATTGTTTGTCTATGGAACCTTACGCACTGGTGAATATAACTGGAAAATCTACCTCGCAGGCAAAACTCGTAGCGAAACTCCCGCGATTGTGCAGCAACATCAGCTCTATGCCAATCGCTACCCCTATATGATTGTCGGCAAAGGTAGTGTGATCGGTACATTGGTTGAAATTGAGCCAGCACTCTATGAAACGGTCATGCGCGAAATCGATGAGCTAGAGCAATTTCGGCCTAATGGCAACAGTTGGTATTTACGGGTTGCGCGTTATGTGAACGTTGGAGATCAGCAAATCCTAGCTTGGATGTATTATGCCAGTGAGCGAGTTACCCAGTATTTAACCAATGATCATCAAATTACCCACGGCGATTGGGTGCGCTGGAACCAAGAACAGGCAGGTAGACCAGAATAA
- a CDS encoding cyclase family protein: protein MAQFIDLSHIVEAGMITYKGLPAPIICDFLSREASRNNYAEGTEFHIGKIELVANTGTYLDSPFHRFADGKDLSELTLTQIAELEAVLIRHDLANGRAIEAEAFAGLDLKGKAVLVNTNWSQHWRTDQYFEGHPYLTAAAAEYLVQAQATLVGIDSYNIDNTDTNTRPVHTILLGNNIPIVEHLCQLDQLPSSGFHFSAVPVKVKQFGTFPVRAYARID, encoded by the coding sequence ATGGCCCAATTTATCGATCTTAGCCATATTGTTGAAGCTGGCATGATTACCTACAAGGGTCTTCCAGCGCCAATTATCTGCGATTTTCTCAGTCGCGAGGCATCGCGCAACAACTACGCCGAGGGAACTGAATTTCACATTGGCAAAATTGAGCTGGTTGCTAATACCGGAACCTATCTTGATAGCCCATTTCATCGGTTTGCCGATGGCAAGGATTTATCGGAATTAACGTTAACCCAAATTGCCGAGCTTGAGGCAGTCCTAATTCGCCATGATCTCGCTAACGGACGGGCGATCGAGGCTGAAGCCTTTGCTGGCTTGGATCTCAAAGGCAAGGCCGTTTTAGTTAATACCAATTGGTCACAACACTGGCGTACAGACCAGTATTTCGAGGGTCATCCCTACCTCACGGCGGCAGCAGCCGAATATTTGGTTCAAGCGCAAGCCACTCTGGTTGGTATCGATTCTTATAATATTGATAACACTGACACGAATACACGACCTGTGCACACCATCTTACTCGGTAACAATATCCCAATTGTTGAACATCTTTGCCAGCTTGATCAATTGCCAAGCAGCGGCTTCCATTTTTCGGCAGTTCCAGTTAAAGTTAAACAATTTGGCACATTTCCAGTTCGAGCCTACGCTCGGATCGATTAA